DNA from Planctomycetota bacterium:
AGAGGCCCCGTGGGTTGGTCCTCGGTGCCGGCGTCGAAATGGACCATCCGCGGGGCGACGGGGGGCGGGCCGTCGAACATCTGTGCCGCTTCCTTTTGCGTGGGCGGTCTGTGGTGCGTTTGCTTGAACCGTTCGACGACGTCCTCGAAGCGCTTGAGCCGGTTGCGTCGGCTGCGCGGCAGGTGATCCTGCCGGCGGGTTTCGTCGATCATCGCGCCGTGAATGTGACTGCCGCTAAAGGTCGCGAACGAAGTTGACCGATCACTGCGGTACCGCTCGATGGCGATGAGCAGTCCGAGATGGCCGGCACCGATCAGGTCGCCGATGTCGACCGTGTCGGGAAGCCGCTTCGCCAAACGCCGCGCACATTTGCGAACCAACGGCTCGTAGTGGGCGACGAGAATTTCGAGCGCCGCGGTATCCCGGTGCGAGCGGTAGCGCTCCCAGGCGGCGACAACGTGTGGGGGTTCGGCCGGTGAGGTGTGAGGGGTTTCGACGGACTGTGCGAGGCTCATGCGGGTCTCCGTACGGGACGAAAGTGGCGGGGTCCTTCCACGAGGTCGCGCGACGAAAGCCACCCGCCGCCGATTCGGCGGCTTGGCGAAACATCTCGGGCGCACTTCGGGTCATCGGCACTTACGCCGGCGATCTGCAATCGAATCACGAAAAACTTTCGTCCGACCTACCATCGATCCGTGTTGCGGCGACTTTCCGAAGGTGGCGAGCCAAGTCGGCCGGAATTACCGGACGGGGATCGTCCGTCGGTCGTGGCGAATCTCTTCCTGGTTTGCTTTGCCGCTGCGGTGGCGACGCTGTTCGGTGGGTATGCGTGGTTGCTGTTGCCCGAGGAACTCACGCTCATCGACAAGGCCCGGGTGCTTGTCGTCGTAGCCATTGCGGCGGTGTTGCTCGGAGTCGCCGCGGTCCTGCTGGGACGGTCCGCGGGGAGTGGCCCGATCAACTACGAGTGAACCTGGCTCG
Protein-coding regions in this window:
- a CDS encoding sigma-70 family RNA polymerase sigma factor, which encodes MSLAQSVETPHTSPAEPPHVVAAWERYRSHRDTAALEILVAHYEPLVRKCARRLAKRLPDTVDIGDLIGAGHLGLLIAIERYRSDRSTSFATFSGSHIHGAMIDETRRQDHLPRSRRNRLKRFEDVVERFKQTHHRPPTQKEAAQMFDGPPPVAPRMVHFDAGTEDQPTGPLEPTDDREPSPLRAAYRNLIIESLNTGLSKRERLILLLHTHEGMSMAEIGLAIGISESRVSQLRKSVMARLQDRFGKDGHRLVA